In the Magnetospira sp. QH-2 genome, one interval contains:
- a CDS encoding RNA-binding protein: MARAKAPERRSKKHDDGDEPRRRCVVTGDTLPKTAMIRFVVGPAGEVVPDVENRLPGRGIWLSARRSVVNTACAKRSFARAARAAVTTPDDLADRVEALLIGRCLALVGLARRGGQLVAGYEKVRARLRENWGRLLLAAADGADGSRSKVRALAPDLPVADPLSAEQLGQALGREAAVHVLIGPGGLAARLKTECDRLAGFREPPTDQGEAELVGDPNERLM; encoded by the coding sequence GTGGCGAGGGCGAAAGCGCCTGAACGACGGTCTAAAAAGCACGACGACGGGGATGAACCGCGCCGTCGTTGTGTGGTGACTGGCGATACCCTGCCTAAAACGGCGATGATCCGTTTCGTGGTGGGGCCTGCCGGAGAGGTGGTCCCCGACGTGGAAAACCGCCTACCCGGAAGGGGAATCTGGTTGAGCGCGCGGCGCAGTGTGGTAAATACAGCCTGCGCCAAACGGTCATTTGCCCGTGCCGCCCGCGCGGCGGTGACCACGCCGGATGATCTGGCCGACCGGGTCGAGGCCTTGTTGATCGGGCGATGCTTGGCCCTGGTGGGGCTGGCCCGGCGCGGCGGACAACTGGTCGCCGGGTATGAAAAGGTTCGCGCGCGGTTGCGCGAGAATTGGGGCAGACTGCTGTTGGCGGCAGCCGATGGTGCCGATGGATCCCGGTCCAAGGTGCGGGCCCTGGCGCCGGACCTGCCGGTGGCGGATCCGCTAAGCGCCGAGCAATTGGGCCAGGCGCTGGGCCGTGAGGCGGCGGTGCATGTGCTGATCGGTCCCGGGGGGCTGGCGGCGCGACTGAAGACCGAATGCGACCGTCTGGCTGGCTTCCGCGAGCCGCCGACGGACCAAGGGGAAGCCGAACTGGTCGGGGACCCGAATGAACGATTGATGTGA
- the rbfA gene encoding 30S ribosome-binding factor RbfA, whose protein sequence is MKRAPSRAPSQRQLRVGEEIRHALAWVMERGDLRDPAFHGVVLTITEVRVSPDLRNATVFVVPLGGGDATPQLEALTRSQAFLRHELARRVRLRSVPRLSFKADESFDEASHIDALLHSPEVSRDLGPRDEEPEEDDNGA, encoded by the coding sequence ATGAAAAGAGCCCCTAGTCGCGCGCCCAGTCAGCGCCAACTTCGCGTCGGCGAGGAAATCCGCCATGCCCTGGCCTGGGTCATGGAGCGCGGCGACCTGCGCGATCCGGCCTTTCACGGCGTGGTCCTGACCATCACCGAGGTGCGGGTCAGCCCCGACCTGCGCAATGCCACGGTGTTCGTGGTGCCCCTGGGCGGCGGCGACGCGACCCCGCAGTTGGAGGCCCTGACCCGATCCCAGGCTTTTTTACGTCACGAACTGGCCCGTCGCGTGCGGTTGCGCAGTGTCCCGCGCTTGTCGTTCAAGGCCGATGAATCCTTTGACGAAGCCTCTCATATCGATGCCCTTTTACATTCGCCGGAAGTGTCTCGTGATCTGGGTCCCCGGGACGAAGAGCCCGAGGAAGACGACAATGGGGCGTAA
- the infB gene encoding translation initiation factor IF-2, with amino-acid sequence MTETETENKDEKKLTLSRPKKLELKKTVETGQVRQSFSHGRSKTVTVEVRKKRTYERGASGRMTKVDGKLVEEAAPAPAPVAAESVPTPEAIPEEPSHANLTDQEKAVRVKALQEALKAEEENKRLEAERLEREKKEAEERKRRAEEEAKNPPPPAPEPKQAPPAKATKPAPAPASMPLPPSEKPDAKPAPKPAAKAAEEAKLKRAKEEQQRKTPTRGRGGDQRRRSGKLTIAAALDDNERTRSLASVRRAREKEKQKLRQATGADAKKIIREVTLPEIITVQELSNRMAERGADVIKSLMKMGEMATINQTIDADTAELVIEEFGHTVKRVSDSDVEIGLVGEDDSDENMQQRPPVVTVMGHVDHGKTSLLDALRATDVAGGEAGGITQHIGAYQVTLESGAKISFIDTPGHAAFTQMRARGARITDVVVLVVAADDGIMPQTVEAIHHAKAAEVPIIVAINKMDKPDADPTRVRNELLQHELVPEEMGGDLITVEVSAKARTNLDKLEEMILLQAEMLDLKANPDRACEGVVIEAKMERGRGSVATVLVQRGTLSIGDLFVSGKEWGRVRALVNDHGEQVKSVGPAMPVEVLGLNGTPSAGDDFVVVEDEQRAREISEFRERRERQARAAATKRGTLEQMFESIQAGEVKELPVVIKGDVQGSVEAIIGSLEKLGNEEVKVTVLHSAVGGVNESDITLAQASGAVVIGFNVRANPQARDMARRDSVDIRYYSIIYDVTDDLKKALTGIMAPTLRESFLGYAEIREVFRVTKVGAVAGCMITDGTVKRGAKVRLLRDDVVIHEGALSTLKRFKDDVKEVKEGFECGMSFENYDDLKKGDMIECFEIEEVAGEL; translated from the coding sequence ATGACCGAGACCGAGACCGAAAACAAGGACGAGAAAAAGCTGACGCTGTCGCGGCCGAAGAAACTCGAGCTGAAAAAGACCGTCGAGACCGGCCAAGTGCGTCAAAGCTTCTCCCACGGACGATCGAAGACGGTCACCGTCGAGGTGCGCAAGAAGCGGACCTACGAGCGCGGCGCCAGCGGACGCATGACCAAGGTCGATGGTAAATTAGTCGAGGAGGCAGCGCCCGCCCCGGCTCCCGTTGCCGCCGAATCGGTGCCGACTCCCGAGGCAATTCCTGAAGAACCGTCCCACGCCAATCTGACCGACCAGGAAAAGGCTGTCCGCGTCAAAGCCTTGCAGGAGGCCCTTAAGGCCGAAGAGGAAAACAAGCGCCTGGAAGCCGAGCGCCTGGAACGGGAAAAGAAGGAAGCCGAGGAACGCAAGCGCCGGGCCGAGGAAGAGGCCAAGAACCCGCCGCCGCCGGCACCGGAACCCAAGCAGGCGCCGCCCGCCAAGGCCACCAAACCGGCTCCAGCCCCGGCCTCCATGCCGTTGCCGCCATCGGAAAAGCCCGATGCCAAACCGGCGCCGAAGCCTGCCGCCAAGGCCGCCGAGGAAGCCAAGCTCAAGCGGGCCAAGGAAGAACAGCAGCGCAAGACCCCGACCCGTGGACGTGGTGGGGACCAGCGCCGCCGCTCTGGCAAGCTGACCATTGCCGCCGCTCTGGACGACAACGAGCGGACGCGCAGTCTGGCCTCCGTACGCCGGGCGCGGGAGAAGGAAAAACAGAAACTGCGTCAGGCCACCGGCGCCGACGCCAAGAAAATCATCCGCGAAGTCACCCTGCCGGAAATCATCACCGTGCAGGAACTGTCCAACCGCATGGCCGAGCGCGGTGCCGACGTGATCAAATCGCTGATGAAAATGGGCGAGATGGCGACCATCAACCAGACCATCGACGCCGATACCGCCGAACTGGTGATCGAGGAATTCGGCCATACGGTCAAGCGCGTGTCCGATTCCGACGTGGAAATTGGTTTGGTGGGCGAAGACGACAGCGACGAGAATATGCAACAGCGCCCGCCGGTGGTCACCGTCATGGGCCATGTGGATCACGGCAAAACCTCATTGCTTGATGCCCTGCGTGCCACGGATGTGGCGGGCGGCGAAGCGGGCGGTATCACCCAGCATATCGGTGCCTATCAGGTCACTTTGGAATCAGGGGCCAAGATCAGCTTTATCGATACTCCGGGTCACGCCGCCTTTACCCAAATGCGCGCCCGTGGCGCCCGCATCACCGACGTGGTGGTGCTGGTGGTGGCCGCCGATGACGGCATCATGCCGCAAACGGTGGAAGCCATTCATCACGCCAAGGCCGCCGAAGTACCGATCATCGTGGCCATCAACAAGATGGACAAGCCCGACGCCGACCCCACCCGGGTACGCAACGAATTGCTGCAACACGAGCTGGTACCCGAGGAAATGGGCGGTGATCTGATTACCGTCGAGGTATCCGCCAAGGCGCGCACCAACCTGGACAAGCTCGAAGAGATGATCCTGCTCCAGGCCGAAATGCTCGACCTGAAGGCCAACCCCGATCGGGCCTGCGAAGGCGTGGTCATCGAGGCCAAAATGGAACGCGGACGCGGTTCCGTTGCCACCGTGCTGGTTCAGCGCGGCACTCTGTCCATCGGTGATTTGTTTGTTTCCGGTAAGGAATGGGGCCGTGTCCGGGCCCTGGTCAACGACCATGGCGAACAGGTCAAGTCCGTGGGGCCGGCCATGCCGGTCGAGGTTCTGGGCCTCAACGGCACACCGTCCGCCGGTGATGATTTTGTCGTCGTCGAGGACGAACAGCGGGCGCGTGAGATCAGCGAATTCCGCGAGCGTCGCGAGCGTCAGGCCCGGGCCGCCGCCACCAAGCGCGGTACCTTGGAACAGATGTTCGAGAGCATCCAGGCCGGAGAGGTCAAGGAATTGCCCGTGGTCATCAAGGGTGATGTGCAGGGCTCGGTCGAGGCCATCATCGGATCTCTGGAGAAATTGGGGAACGAGGAAGTCAAGGTGACCGTCCTCCACTCGGCGGTGGGCGGCGTCAACGAATCCGACATCACCTTGGCCCAGGCCTCCGGGGCCGTGGTCATCGGCTTCAATGTCCGCGCCAACCCGCAGGCCCGCGACATGGCCCGCCGGGACAGCGTCGATATCCGCTACTACTCGATCATCTATGACGTCACCGACGACCTGAAGAAGGCGTTGACCGGCATCATGGCACCGACCCTGCGCGAGAGCTTCCTCGGCTATGCGGAGATTCGCGAGGTCTTCCGGGTGACCAAGGTGGGTGCGGTGGCCGGTTGCATGATCACCGACGGTACCGTCAAGCGCGGCGCCAAGGTGCGCCTGTTGCGCGACGACGTGGTGATCCACGAAGGTGCCCTATCGACCCTCAAGCGGTTCAAGGACGACGTGAAGGAAGTCAAGGAAGGCTTCGAATGCGGCATGTCGTTCGAGAACTATGACGACCTTAAGAAGGGCGACATGATCGAGTGCTTCGAGATCGAGGAGGTAGCAGGGGAGCTTTAA
- the nusA gene encoding transcription termination factor NusA gives MDSTIEQGRPELLQVADAVAREKGIERDEVLEAMEQAIQKAGRNKYGHEHDIRAHIDRKSGEIKLARYIEVVALAEEVENEVTQLTLEQAQRKQADVAVGEFLIDPLPPIDFGRIAAQTAKQVIVQKVRDAERKRQFEEYKGRVGEVVNGLVKRVEFGNVVVDLGRAEALLRRDESIPREHFNNGDRVRAYIMDVREEPRGPQIFVSRAHPEFMTKLFTQEVPEIYDGIIEVKSVARDPGSRAKIAVLSNDSGIDPVGACVGMRGSRVQAVVGELQGEKIDIIQWSQDPATFIVNGLAPAEVAKVVLDEEANRIEVVVPDDQLSLAIGRRGQNVRLASKLTGWEIDILTEEEESQRRQEEFHSRSKMFIDALDVDDVIAHLLVTEGFTSVEEVAFVPVEELASIEGFDEEVGEELRNRARDYMERVDEEATSRRRELGVDEELAAVEGLSPVMLAQLGENGVKTLDDLADLTGDELRFILLREKGEATLDGLLEMDDAALRSLLLLSPMSADEADVVIMAARAHWFEDEEAPESGEGAAGGEGESA, from the coding sequence ATGGATAGCACGATCGAACAAGGCCGGCCCGAGCTGTTGCAGGTAGCCGACGCCGTGGCCCGTGAAAAGGGTATCGAACGGGACGAGGTTCTGGAGGCCATGGAGCAGGCCATTCAGAAAGCGGGCCGCAACAAATACGGCCATGAGCACGATATTCGGGCTCATATCGACCGCAAGTCGGGGGAAATCAAGCTCGCCCGCTATATCGAAGTGGTCGCGCTGGCCGAGGAAGTGGAGAACGAGGTCACTCAGCTGACCCTGGAGCAGGCCCAACGCAAGCAGGCCGATGTCGCCGTGGGCGAGTTCCTGATTGATCCGCTGCCGCCCATCGATTTCGGCCGTATCGCCGCTCAGACCGCCAAGCAGGTCATCGTGCAAAAGGTACGCGACGCCGAGCGCAAACGTCAGTTCGAGGAATACAAGGGCCGCGTCGGTGAAGTGGTCAACGGATTGGTCAAAAGGGTTGAATTCGGCAACGTGGTGGTCGATCTGGGCCGGGCCGAGGCGCTGCTTCGCCGCGACGAGAGCATCCCCCGCGAGCACTTCAACAATGGCGACCGGGTACGTGCCTATATCATGGACGTCCGCGAAGAGCCGCGCGGGCCGCAGATTTTCGTGTCCCGCGCCCATCCGGAATTCATGACCAAGCTGTTCACCCAGGAAGTACCGGAAATCTACGATGGCATCATCGAGGTCAAGTCGGTGGCCCGGGATCCGGGCTCGCGGGCCAAGATCGCCGTGTTGTCCAACGACTCGGGCATTGATCCCGTCGGTGCCTGCGTCGGCATGCGGGGCTCCCGCGTTCAGGCGGTGGTCGGCGAACTGCAAGGTGAAAAGATCGACATCATTCAGTGGTCTCAGGACCCGGCGACCTTCATCGTCAACGGCCTCGCCCCGGCGGAAGTGGCCAAGGTGGTGTTGGACGAAGAAGCCAACCGCATTGAAGTGGTGGTGCCTGACGATCAGCTGAGCCTGGCCATTGGTCGGCGCGGCCAGAATGTGCGCCTGGCGTCCAAGCTGACCGGCTGGGAAATCGATATCCTCACCGAGGAAGAAGAATCCCAGCGGCGTCAGGAAGAGTTCCACAGCCGCTCCAAGATGTTCATCGATGCCCTGGATGTGGACGACGTGATCGCCCATTTGCTGGTCACCGAAGGCTTTACCTCGGTGGAGGAAGTGGCTTTCGTACCGGTGGAGGAATTGGCATCCATCGAAGGCTTCGACGAGGAAGTGGGCGAGGAACTGCGCAATCGTGCCCGGGATTACATGGAACGGGTCGACGAAGAAGCCACCTCGCGGCGTCGCGAGTTGGGTGTCGACGAAGAACTGGCGGCGGTCGAAGGATTGTCACCGGTGATGTTGGCGCAGCTGGGCGAGAACGGGGTCAAAACCCTGGACGACCTGGCCGATCTGACCGGCGATGAACTGCGGTTTATCCTGCTGCGCGAAAAGGGCGAGGCGACCCTGGACGGGCTGTTGGAGATGGACGATGCGGCTTTGCGCAGCTTGCTGCTGTTGAGCCCCATGTCCGCCGACGAGGCCGACGTGGTGATCATGGCCGCCCGCGCCCATTGGTTCGAAGACGAAGAAGCGCCCGAATCGGGCGAGGGAGCGGCCGGTGGCGAGGGCGAAAGCGCCTGA